The sequence CCGGCTGCCGCCGGCAAGCCGGAGGACGCACCCGCGACCGCCGAGGCGGCAACCGCCGCTTCTGCCGCTCCTTCCGCCGATCGATCAGCCGACCGGGCTGCCGCGACGGCCACACCAGCCGCGAAGCCTGGCGCGGCTGCCGAGCCGGCTGCACCGGCCGCCGGGCCCGACCGGGCTGCTGCAGAGGGCGCACGCCGCGGCGCCGGCACTGCGGACCGAGGTGCTGCGCAGCAGCCGGGGCGCGACGCGGACCGGAAGCCCGCGCGCAGGGAGCCGGAGGCGGAACGCGTTGCGCCGGTCGGCAACGATCTGGATGCCGCGTTCGCGCTGCTCCGGCGAGCGACGCAGGACGCGCAGCGCTCCGCGGGTGGCGGTGTCGCGCGCGATTCCGACGTGAAGCGTCGCCTGCTGGAGCTGGATCCGGAGTGGGACGAGTCGAACCTCGGGTTCAGCAAGTTCAGCCGCTTCCTGCGGCGCGCGCACGACGAGGACGTCGTTACGCTGCACCGGTTGGACAACGGCAACTACGAGGTGGCCGCCGGGGTGGCCGACGTGATCGACGAGTCCAGAGGCCGACGCGGACGCGGCCGTTCCTCGGGCGGCCGGTCGGAGGCGCCCGCGCGCGCAGCGCGCGAAGAGCGTGCGGCCGCGGCTGCGCCCGCAGCGTCGGAGACCGCCGCGCAGGGCGCGCAGCCGGCAGCGCAGCCGAAGGCACCGGCTGCAGCGAAGGCCACGGCACCCGCCGCGGAGGCAGCAAAGCCGCGCGTACCGGAGCAGCCGGCTGCGGCATCCACCACGCGTACGAAGCCCGAAGCGAGTGAGCAGCCCTCCATGTTCGAGGAGGCGGCACCGGCGCGCACGTCCCGCCCCCCGCAGCCGATCGGGCTGCGTCGCGGGTCGCGCAGCCGCGGTGGAGCGCCGTCGGGTCCGCCGCCGCTCTTCGAGGGGCAGACACTGAACGTTGCCGGCGGTGCGAAGGTCGCGCAGGCGGCAAAGCAGCCGACGCCCGAGTCGTCAGTCGCGCAGCCCGCGCAGCCGGCCGCGTCCGCCGCTGCGCCTGCGTGGTTCCCGAGCGAGCCCGATGCATTGCTCAGCCACCTGTCGAGCTACAAGGGTGTCGGGCGCAGGACGGCCGAACAGCTCGTGGAGTCGTTTGGCTCCGGCAGCATCTTCGGCGTGCTCTCCAGTGAGCCGGACCGCGTGCGGGAGCTGCTCGGCAAACGTCGGGGTGATGCGCTCCTGGTTGCATTCGAAGCCGATCGCAACGCGAACGGCGGCGCGCCTGCAGCAGACGCGTCATCAGCCCGGCCCGCAGCGAAGCGCGGACGCCGGGGCGCGAAGCAGCCGGCGAGCAAGGCGGCCGCAAAGACCGGTGCGCGCGGCGCGGCGAAGAAGCCCGCGTCGAAGGGCGGGGCAGCCGCGAAGAAGATCGAGGCCAGTTCGGAAGGCAGCACACCGGCGAAGAAGACCGCGCGCAAGACGGCACGGAAGTCGAGCCGCGCAGCCAGGAAGACCAGCCCGTCGAAGTGAGCGCCCGCAGGCCTGACGCGCTCCCGCTGCCGCAGTCGTTCTATGCGCGCGGCGCGGAGCGCGTCGCGCGTGCGCTGCTCGGCCAGCTCCTCGTCTCGACGATCGGCGAAACGCGTGCGGTCGGTCGCATCGTCGAGACCGAAGCGTACATCGGTCCGCACGACGATGCGTCGCACGCGGCGGAGCGCATCGGGCGGACCATGCGCAACGAGTCGATGTTCGGCCCTCCCGGAATCGCGTACGTGTACCGCATCTACGGCGTGCACTGGTGCCTCAACGTGGTCACCGACCGTGCAGAGTACCCGGCAGCGGTCCTGATCCGCGCGCTGGAGCCGATCGAGGGACTGGACGTGATGCGCGTGCGTCGTTCGGTAGTACGCACCGAGCGTGACCTGTGCAGCGGCCCCGGCAAGCTGGCGCAGGCGCTGGGCATCACCGGTGCACAGGATGGTCATCCGCTCGACTCGCCGCCGCTCTGCATTCTCGAGGGTGCGCGCGTGCCCGCGCGACGTGTGGTCACGCGTACACGCGTGGGCATCACGCGCGCACACGATCTGCCGCTGCGATTCTACGAGCGCGGCAACCCGCACGTATCGCGCTGGTAGCGCGCACGATCACCCGTCGGCACGTCTTCTGCACCCTTCGGCATGGACGCTACTCGCAGCAGAAGGAGGCAGTACATGTCGACCGTTCCCGGACCACGTCCCGATGGACCGCTGCCGCGCCCCGGCGCCCCCGAGCGACGGGAACCGCCGCGCGAATCGGAGCCGGATCGGCGGGAGGCCGCACCTGCCCGCGAGGCGCCGGATTGGATGCCGGAGCCGTACGATCCCGAGCGAGAGATCGAGCCCGCGCGCGAGCCGGCGGCCGTGCCGTAGCCGCGCAGGCACGCGCCGCGACGCTCGCTTCACCGGTCGCGCGAGGATCACGGAGGGCCTCCACTCGGAGGCCCTCTTCGTTCAGCGTGCCGTTCCTGGCATCTGGTAGACACGCGTCCGGCCGGCTCCTACATTGGCCGCGGTTTTCGGGCCGCCGTACTCAGGCCATTCAGGGGGCAGTGACGTGAACATCTACGTGTGTATCAAGCGCGTTCCGGACACGGAGGCGCGCATCAAGGTGAACGGTGCCGCGATCGATCCTGCCGGCATCAAGCACGTGATCAGTCCGTACGACGAGTTCGCGCTCGAGGCAGCGCTGCGACTGAAGGAGTCGAAGGGCGCGGGCGAAGTCGTCGTCGTGAGCGTTGGTGATGCCAGTTCTGGCGAACAGCTCCGCACCGCACTCGCGATGGGCGCCGATCGCGCGGTGCTGCTCAGGGGCGAGGTCACGCCCGATGGGCTCGCCACGGCCAAGGCGCTGGCTGCCGAGCTGAAGGACGCCACACCTGATCTCGTGCTGCTCGGCATGAAGGGCGTCGACCACGACCAGCAGCAGGTCGGGCCGATGCTTGCCGAGCTCCTGGACTTGCCGTGCGTTACGGTCGTATCCGAGCTCCAGGTCGAAGACGGCAAGGTCGTCGCGCACCGCGAGATCGAGGGCGGTGTGGAAGTGGTCGAGGCGCCGCTGCCGGCGGTGCTGACGATCACCAAGGGCAAGGACGAGCCGCGTTATCCATCGCTCAAGGGGATCATGGCGGCGAAAAAGAAGCCGCTCGAGGAGAAGCCGGCGCAGCTCGGTGAGAGCAGGCTGAGCGTGACCGCGATGAGCCCGCCCCCGGACCGCCCGCCGGGTCGCATCGTCGGTCAGGGCGTGGACGCAGTGCCGGAGCTGGTCCGACTGCTGCGCGAAGAAGCCAAGGTGCTGTAGGGGAACAATGGCAAAGATCCTGGCAGTCGTGGAGCAGCGCGAGGGTGCGCTGCGCAAGGTATCGAATGAAGTGGTCGGCGCAGCGCGCGCGATCGGCGACGCCGTCGGCGCAGAGGTGCACGCAGTGCTGCTCGGCCCCTCGGGTGTCGGCGGCGCGGCCGGCGAGCTCGGCCGCTACGGTGCGGACCGGGTGCTCGTCGTCGAGAACGACGCGCTCGCGCAGTACTCGCCCGAGGTCGCGGCGGCGACCATCGCGGCGCAGGCCGACGGCGACACCTACGCGATCGTGTTCGCTGCCAGCGCGCAGGGTCGCGACCTCGCCCCGCGCGTCGCGGCAAAGCTGGATGTTCCACTGGCCGCGGACGTGACGGCGATCGATG comes from Longimicrobiales bacterium and encodes:
- a CDS encoding NYN domain-containing protein, which codes for MSAQFARAPHQGQGRTGQSSNPPHAALLIDFDNVTMGIRSDLTKELKNLLNSDIIKGKVAVQRAYADWRRYPQYIVPLAESSVDLIFAPAYGSAKKNATDIRLAIDALELVFVRPEIGTFILLSGDSDFSSLVLKLKEYGKYVIGVGIRESASDLLVQNCDEYYSYSALTGLTRAGEEAPAVSEDPWELVDVAIRQMADNDDVMRSDRLKQVLLELDSNFDEKALGFTKFNKFLQEAANRGVLSLRKQENGQFEIAPADGTPPAADEEEQRSRRRRGGRGRRGREEREQTAAPEAATEAQEARPAAAGKPEDAPATAEAATAASAAPSADRSADRAAATATPAAKPGAAAEPAAPAAGPDRAAAEGARRGAGTADRGAAQQPGRDADRKPARREPEAERVAPVGNDLDAAFALLRRATQDAQRSAGGGVARDSDVKRRLLELDPEWDESNLGFSKFSRFLRRAHDEDVVTLHRLDNGNYEVAAGVADVIDESRGRRGRGRSSGGRSEAPARAAREERAAAAAPAASETAAQGAQPAAQPKAPAAAKATAPAAEAAKPRVPEQPAAASTTRTKPEASEQPSMFEEAAPARTSRPPQPIGLRRGSRSRGGAPSGPPPLFEGQTLNVAGGAKVAQAAKQPTPESSVAQPAQPAASAAAPAWFPSEPDALLSHLSSYKGVGRRTAEQLVESFGSGSIFGVLSSEPDRVRELLGKRRGDALLVAFEADRNANGGAPAADASSARPAAKRGRRGAKQPASKAAAKTGARGAAKKPASKGGAAAKKIEASSEGSTPAKKTARKTARKSSRAARKTSPSK
- a CDS encoding DNA-3-methyladenine glycosylase; protein product: MSARRPDALPLPQSFYARGAERVARALLGQLLVSTIGETRAVGRIVETEAYIGPHDDASHAAERIGRTMRNESMFGPPGIAYVYRIYGVHWCLNVVTDRAEYPAAVLIRALEPIEGLDVMRVRRSVVRTERDLCSGPGKLAQALGITGAQDGHPLDSPPLCILEGARVPARRVVTRTRVGITRAHDLPLRFYERGNPHVSRW
- a CDS encoding electron transfer flavoprotein subunit beta/FixA family protein, with amino-acid sequence MNIYVCIKRVPDTEARIKVNGAAIDPAGIKHVISPYDEFALEAALRLKESKGAGEVVVVSVGDASSGEQLRTALAMGADRAVLLRGEVTPDGLATAKALAAELKDATPDLVLLGMKGVDHDQQQVGPMLAELLDLPCVTVVSELQVEDGKVVAHREIEGGVEVVEAPLPAVLTITKGKDEPRYPSLKGIMAAKKKPLEEKPAQLGESRLSVTAMSPPPDRPPGRIVGQGVDAVPELVRLLREEAKVL